The following proteins come from a genomic window of Ictalurus furcatus strain D&B chromosome 12, Billie_1.0, whole genome shotgun sequence:
- the prrc2a gene encoding protein PRRC2A isoform X2: protein MSERSGQTAKGKDGKTKYASLNLFDTYKGKSLEVQKPVVAPRHGLQSLGKVASARRMPPPANLPSLKAENKGNDPNVSLVPKDGTGWASKPESADPKSTDVSSPPQPESQQPAASQTPAPSLPRTPPAQEAQTTAIAAGTRSWAQASVTHGVPGDGGKGSNQPSPFSREEFPTLQAAGDQDKAGKEQATADQWYGPGPSLRPQNVMNWRDGGGRALAPTIAGEGVAEGGVGGPMGMEGAAGAPLLQNPPHGPPRGSPTLPLPQPPVGPQFPPYRGIMPPFMYPPYLPFPPPYGPQGPYRYPPPNEAPRFSRSQGGPAPEGRPPGGPRGEAVKRPSILKQDDLKELDELDHDGDEGWAGAQEEIDYSAKLKFSDDEGEDEGDEEEAESENGIMEQTEQQKSQEGPAPSSRSRMTESGGSARHTPPVPTDDVTPAPSGKPNWAEEGGSNWGGQTSAGPYQERASNQPVPQKPSGAPAQQQKGPTPPPSNALLNQTQGEDEDETWRQRRKQSSSEISAAVERARRRREEEERRMEEERRAACAEKLKRLDEKQQQQQQQQKPSAAADVPANSPTPSLTTSASSSSTSQPPSPCVDTEEPPLVSAQSGGATLVLTANNRQRAGSNSSYDSNTESQQVSQPPAPQHQQPNEVPGPAEVKEEPVSSGTHVRGSRSGDETVKVEAITGGAGRPGGGMPGQGFSKYQKSLPPRFQRQQQEQLLKQQQQWQQQQQQHSQVAQAQLQSQAPQQGPTPGATPQPGPKQPALYPPGSMGRPPPLPMNFDPRWMMMPYMDPRMIQGRPPPMDYYPAGMHPTGLMSRERSDSGGSGSEQFDRQQHGGPPHPHRGTPPMDPKLAWGPEVFPGSGEGRALSSPLRQKQALEEDDMGKGARSDTPPVRSREGGTGSIQPPVVGANSPSGSTDQSISPVGTQGGHHQPFLGGRGNYSGFPDNGPRMVSHPQQRVNNAGELRGFSHQDEAPQGSQQSQIWGTPHPHFERNGRADLTPLENNPHLQHHHAHPSHYTLHPHKQENGRERERGGEPKKNETSPPLPQPCLSSSCSSSSSSSSAREDGSGKQSLHHPPPQHEHDPGSRGGIGRKQDKTGGTYPHTQSSQHSVQQHHPKSNSRGREQKTETHWGPRPGSSSASGGHAHNRKGGSGMGGNTGGEELNSHIDKPAVQSGGGNPNKRVGPIKRPVLKEMKREVGEGEGGEKNTVGSAKDKDQDAKQASVSSSQASSGPSGKDETAPPGKPRNGGKERGAGGGMSKASKEGENSVQATGSLAPPSRRDREHSYEISGSAGGATYHAGSSRGSRANRGRGEFYGRGRGYRGSYAGSARGRAGGRSSRDYRSTVNSGYPHGSSNQDHKREGSSGRHGHGGAQPNPGRARNHSETRSEGSEYEEVPKRRRQRGSETGSESAASDLAHSDKEDRKPASKKGTGGENLGVGNASSSAPPRNTQTRVFTPRGVPSRRGRGGGAAGGGVYRNSGNVGGMSGGHRSGPSSSQGVSAKSSASARKQHTPPQPSLIKDASHGSNGEKKEKAPELVQSQNQGVNSSVISGPTVPTAAQLGTENGGVAQTLSNTNSNSSGPKPLLLPNADGRNVLHRGFERPPRRRRHGRSQHQQDKPPRFRRLKQERENAARINGNSGIIEAVGAQQQRSASPSKNSVQDGAPNVSTTAGVPNANTTHSISATNNNNSGYLGGGSLNLNSHHHHHHHYHGNSGLPHSQHHHNHNQTGGAKSPDVSNQNSDQANEEWETASESSDFAEFREREGGGGGGGGGGGGVGGGGGKSYSSYHHHHPSGRGGGGGGGVDREITTKESAANKRSFSSQRPGMERQNRRVSAGGSGGRGSRGPPTGGGPGGVSGNGGANRGERRGNWPSPKNRK from the exons ATGTCAGAGCGCTCTGGGCAAACAGCAAAGGGGAAGGATGGCAAAACCAAGTATGCGTCTCTCAACCTGTTTGATACCTACAAAGGAAAGAGCCTTGAAGTACAGAAGCCTGTTG TTGCCCCTCGTCATGGCTTGCAGTCTCTTGGTAAAGTTGCCTCTGCACGGCGCATGCCCCCCCCAGCCAACCTGCCCAGTTTGAAGGCGGAGAACAAAGGCAACGACCCCAACGTCTCGCTCGTTCCCAAAGACGGCACAGGATGGGCAAGCAAGCCAGAATCAGCAGACCCAAAGAG TACCGATGTATCGTCACCACCGCAGCCGGAGTCGCAGCAGCCTGCGGCTTCACAGACACCTGCCCCGAGCCTGCCGAGAACTCCTCCAGCTCAAGAG GCCCAAACTACAGCTATAGCCGCAGGGACAAGGTCCTGGGCTCAGGCCAGTGTTACACATGGAGTACCAGGAGATG GTGGAAAGGGATCAAACCAACCGTCGCCATTCTCTCGCGAGGAATTTCCCACCCTGCAGGCGGCGGGAGACCAGGACAAAGCTGGCAAAGAACAGGCCACTGCAGATCAGTGGTATGGGCCAGGACCAAGCCTCCGCCCCCAGA ACGTGATGAATTGGCGGGATGGTGGGGGCCGTGCACTGGCGCCCACCATAGCTGGGGAGGGGGTAGCGGAGGGTGGGGTTGGCGGACCCATGGGAATGGAGGGTGCAGCTGGGGCCCCTCTCCTACAGAATCCCCCCCATGGGCCACCTAGAGGCAGCCCCACCCTTCCCCTCCCCCAGCCTCCGGTTGGCCCGCAGTTCCCTCCTTACAGAGGAATCATGCCTCCCTTT ATGTACCCACCGTACTTGCCCTTCCCACCGCCGTACGGTCCACAAGGGCCGTACAGGTATCCACCACCCAACGAGGCCCCTAG ATTCTCTCGTTCGCAGGGTGGGCCTGCGCCAGAGGGGAGGCCACCCGGTGGCCCCCGTGGCGAGGCGGTCAAACGCCCCTCTATCCTAAAACAGGATGACCTCAAGGAGCTGGACGAGCTAGACCATGATGGAGATGAAGGATGGGCTG GGGCACAAGAGGAGATTGACTACTCAGCCAAGCTAAAGTTCAgcgatgatgaaggtgaagatGAGGGGGATGAAGAGGAAGCTGAAAGCGAGAATGGAATTAT GGAACAAACGGAGCAGCAGAAATCCCAAGAAGGACCTGCCCCAAGTTCACGTTCCCGGATGACTGAGAGTGGAGGAAGCGCAAGGCACACACCTCCTGTCCCCACTGATGACGTTACCCCAGCGCCCTCCGGCAAGCCAAACTGGGCCGAGGAGGGGGGAAGCAACTGGGGTGGCCAAACGAGTGCTGGACCCTATCAG GAACGGGCCTCGAACCAGCCAGTGCCGCAGAAGCCGTCTGGTGCTCCGGCCCAGCAGCAGAAGGGACCTACACCTCCTCCATCAAATGCCCTGCTCAACCAGACACAGGGCGAGGATGAAGACGAGACATGGCGCCAGCGGAGGAAGCAGTCATCGTCAGAGATATCTGCGGCGGTGGAGCGTGCCCGGCGTCGCCGTGAGGAAGAGGAGCGCAGGATGGAAGAAGAGCGCCGTGCTGCATGTGCTGAAAAGTTGAAGAGGCTGGATgagaaacagcagcagcagcaacagcagcagaagCCCAGTGCTGCTGCAGACGTTCCTGCGAACAGCCCCACTCCTTCCCTGACCACTTCGGCCTCTTCGTCCAGCACAAGTCAGCCCCCGTCACCCTGTGTGGACACAGAGGAACCGCCTCTGGTGTCCGCTCAGTCGGGTGGCGCGACACTGGTGCTGACTGCTAATAACAGACAAAGAGCTGGCAGCAACAGCAGCTACGACTCGAACACTG AGTCACAACAGGTTTCTCAGCCTCCTGCCCCCCAGCATCAGCAGCCCAATGAAGTCCCAGGACCAGCGGAAGTCAAGGAGGAGCCCGTGTCGAGCGGCACACACGTTCGCGGCAGCAGAAGCGGAGATGAGACGGTGAAGGTAGAGGCTATTACAGGAGGAGCAGGAAGGCCAGGGGGTGGAATGCCTGGCCAGGGCTTTTCCAAGTATCAGAAGTCCCTCCCACCTCGTTTCCAGAGGCAACAGCAG GAACAGCTCctgaaacagcagcagcagtggcagcagcaacagcagcagcacagcCAGGTTGCCCAAGCCCAGCTCCAGTCCCAAGCACCTCAGCAGGGACCGACTCCAGGTGCCACACCACAGCCAGGCCCTAAACAGCCTGCTCTTTACCCACCCGGCTCCATGGGACGCCCTCCACCTCTGCCCATGAACTTTGACCCTCGGTGGATGATGATGCCTTACATGGACCCTCGTATGATACAGGGTCGCCCCCCACCCATGGATTACTATCCGGCCGGCATGCATCCCACTG GGTTGATGAGTCGGGAGCGCTCAGATTCCGGTGGCTCTGGCTCGGAGCAGTTTGATAGGCAGCAGCATGGAGGTCCCCCTCATCCACATCGTGGCACACCACCCATGGATCCTAAACTGGCTTGGGGACCAGAGGTTTTCCCAGGGAGCGGAGAGGGACGAGCTCTGAGTTCCCCCTTAAGGCAGAAGCAAGCTCTGGAGGAGGACGACATGGGCAAAGGCGCCAG AAGTGACACTCCTCCAGTGCGCAGTCGAGAGGGAGGCACGGGTTCCATTCAGCCACCTGTTGTGGGCGCTAACTCTCCTTCTGGCTCCACCGATCAGTCGATATCCCCTGTGGGGACTCAAGGTGGCCATCACCAGCCCTTCTTGGGAGGGCGTGGAAATTACAGCGGCTTCCCAGATAATGGACCCAGAATGGTTTCTCATCCACAGCAGAGAGTTAATAATGCCGGAGAACTTCGTGGCTTTAGCCATCAAGATGAAGCCCCACAAGGTAGCCAACAGAGTCAGATCTGGGGGACTCCACATCCCCACTTTGAGCGCAACGGCCGTGCTGATCTCACCCCCTTGGAGAACAACCCCCATTTGCAGCATCACCATGCTCATCCCTCACATTACACTCTCCATCCACACAAACAGGAGAATGGTCGAGAgcgagaaagaggaggagagcCCAAGAAGAACGAAACCTCCCCTCCACTTCCCCAGCCATGCCTTTCTTCCTCCTGctcatcttcttcctcctcctcttcagccAGAGAGGATGGCAGCGGAAAGCAGTCACTACATCACCCCCCACCCCAGCATGAGCATGACCCAGGATCCAGGGGTGGTATTGGACGAAAACAGGACAAAACAGGCGGTACCTACCCTCACACACAGTCCTCCCAGCATTCGGTGCAGCAGCACCACCCCAAATCTAACTCTCGTGGTCGGGAGCAAAAGACTGAAACTCATTGGGGCCCGAGGCCTGGAAGCAGTAGTGCAAGTGGTGGACATGCACATAATAGAAAGGGAGGCTCTGGAATGGGTGGAAACACAGGCGGGGAAGAGTTGAACAGTCATATTGATAAGCCTGCTGTCCAGTCAGGAGGTGGTAACCCCAACAAGCGAGTGGGTCCTATTAAGCGACCTGTGCTGAAGGAAATGAAGAGGGAGGTTGGTGAAGGTGAGGGAGGAGAGAAAAACACTGTAGGCTCTGCAAAAGATAAAGACCAAGATGCCAAGCAAGCATCAGTCTCCAGTTCCCAAGCCTCATCTGGACCTTCTGGTAAAGATGAAACTGCTCCACCAGGAAAGCCAAGAAATGGTGGCAAGGAGCGAGGTGCTGGAGGGGGCATGAGTAAAGCATCCAAAGAAGGAGAAAACTCTGTCCAAGCGACTGGCTCTTTAGCTCCACCTTCCAGGAGGGACAGAGAGCATTCTTATGAGATAAGTGGCAGTGCAGGGGGTGCTACGTACCATGCGGGCTCTTCCCGAGGAAGCCGAGCGAACCGTGGAAGGGGTGAGTTCTATGGTCGAGGCAGAGGCTACAGGGGCAGTTATGCAGGCAGTGCACGTGGTAGGGCAGGGGGCAGAAGCAGCCGGGACTACAGATCCACTGTCAACAGTGGTTATCCGCATGGCTCCTCTAACCAAGATCATAAGCGGGAGGGGTCATCTGGCAGACATGGCCACGGAGGCGCTCAGCCAAACCCTGGACGTGCCAGGAACCACAGCGAAACCCGAAGCGAGGGTTCAGAGTATGAAGAAGTGCCGAAAAGAAGGCGGCAAAGGGGTTCTGAAACGGGCAGTGAGAGTGCTGCTAGTGACCTTGCACACTCTGACAAAGAGGATCGCAAGCCAGCTTCCAAAAAAGGAACCGGCGGAGAGAACCTAGGTGTGGGCAATGCATCATCTTCAGCACCGCCAAGAAATACCCAAACCAGAGTGTTCACCCCTAGAGGAGTGCCGTCTAGACGTGGCAGGGGTGGAGGTGCCGCTGGAGGTGGTGTCTACAGAAATTCAGGCAATGTAGGAGGTATGTCTGGCGGACACCGTTCTGGGCCTAGTTCTTCGCAAGGTGTGTCCGCTAAATCCTCTGCATCAGCCCGAAAGCAACACACCCCCCCGCAGCCCTCCCTAATAAAAGACGCAAGCCACGGGTCTaatggggaaaagaaagaaaaggcacCTGAGCTGGTTCAGTCTCAGAACCAGGGTGTAAATTCTTCAGTAATCTCTGGTCCTACTGTGCCCACAGCTGCCCAGTTGGGTACTGAAAATGGAGGTGTGGCCCAGACCTTAAGCAACACCAATTCCAATTCCTCTGGACCCAAACCGCTTCTTTTGCCTAATGCTGATGGACGAAATGTTCTGCATAGAGGATTTGAGCGGCCTCCTCGCCGCAGGCGCCATGGGCGTTCCCAACATCAGCAAGACAAGCCCCCCAGATTTCGCCGGCTTAAACAGGAGCGGGAGAACGCAGCCCGTATCAACGGAAATAGTGGAATAATTGAAGCTGTGGGTGCACAACAACAGCGGTCTGCTTCGCCATCCAAGAATTCAGTGCAAGATGGAGCACCTAATGTATCCACTACTGCCGGTGTTCCAAACGCAAATACAACTCACAGTATCTCGGCAACCAACAATAACAATAGCGGCTACCTTGGGGGTGGGAGCCTGAATTTGAATagtcaccaccatcaccaccatcactaccatGGGAACTCTGGCCTGCCCCATTCTCAGCACCACCATAACCACAACCAGACTGGTGGCGCCAAATCTCCAGACGTTTCCAACCAGAACTCTGACCAGGCCAATGAGGAATGGGAAACTGCCTCTGAAAGCAGTGACTTTGCAGAGTTTCGAGAGAGGGAAGGTggtgggggaggaggaggaggaggaggaggaggagtaggaggaggaggtggaaaaTCCTATTCCTCctatcaccatcaccatccatCAGGAAGAGGAGGCGGAGGAGGGGGAGGTGTTGACCGAGAGATAACTACTAAAGAGTCTGCCGCCAATAAGAGGAGCTTCTCCAGCCAGCGGCCTGGAATGGAAAGGCAGAATCGGAGAGTCAGCGCTGGTGGCAGTGGCGGTCGAGGTTCCAGAGGTCCACCTACCGGTGGAGGACCGGGTGGTGTATCGGGTAACGGAGGGGCCAATCGTGGTGAGAGGCGTGGCAACTGGCCGTCTCCCAAGAACAGGAAGTGA